CGTCCATGTCGGTATTCTTGGCCCTGGGTTCCGCCAGGCGTGAACGCTCCTTCTTCCGGGGCCGCGTGGAATTCATCTCCAAATGGGACAAAATGGCCTTGGCCCGGTCCACAATCACGGCGGGCATCCCCGCCAGACGTGCCACCTGGATGCCGTAGGACTTGTCCGCCGCACCCTGCACGATCTTGCGCAGGAAGACGATCTCCTCCTTCCATTCGCGGACGGCCACGTTGTAATTCTGCACACCCGTCCGGGAACGCGCCAGATCCGTCAGCTCATGGTAATGCGTGGCGAACAGCGTGCGGGACTTCAGTTCGTCATGCAGGTACTCCGCCACGGCCCACGCGATGGAAAGACCGTCAAAGGTGGCCGTGCCACGCCCGATCTCATCCAGAATAATCAGGGAACGTTCCGTAGCGTTATTCAAAATCAGGGAAGTCTCGCTCATCTCCACCATGAAGGTGGACTGGCCGCGCGCCAGATCATCGCTGGCGCCTACGCGGCAGAAAATGCGGTCCACCAGCCCCACATGGGCGGCTTCCGCCGGAACATAGGAACCTATCTGCGCCATCAGCGTAATCAGGGCCACCTGCCGGATATAGGTGCTCTTGCCCGCCATATTCGGGCCGGTCAGCAGAATCAACCGGTTCTCCTCTGGTTCCAGGAAGGAATCGTTCGGAACGAACACATCGCCGGACAGGCTCTGTTCAATCACGGGATGGCGGCCGTTCACAATGTGCAGCGTCATGGAATCGTCCAGCACGGGGCGGCAATACTGGTACTGCTGCGCAATCTCCGCCAGCCCCAGCAAAACGTCCAGGTCCGCCATGGCGTCCGCGGTAATCTGGATGCCGTCAATGTGATGGCCCACCTCCTCCCGGAGAAGGAGGAACTGTTCATACTCCACCTGCCGGGAACGTTCGTCCGCCCCCAGAATGGTATTCTCCATCTGCTTGAGCTCCGGGGTGACAAAGCGCTCCGCATTCACCAGTGTCTGCTTGCGCTGGTAATCGGGAGGCACCTTGTCGTAATGGGACTTCGTCACCTCGATGTAATAGCCGAAAACATTGTTGAAGCGGATCTTCAGAGAATCAATGCCCGTGCGCTTGCGCTCCTTCTCCTGAAGCTGGGCCAGCCATGCCTTGCCGTCGCGGGAGGCCAGGCGCAGCTCATCCAGCCCGGCGTGATAGCCCTCCCGGATAATGCCGCCCTCCTTGATCGTCACGGGCGGTTCATCCACCAGCGCGCGCTGGAGAAGGTCCACCAGCTCATCAAAGCGCCCCATGCGGGAACGGATGCTCTCCAGCATCTCTCCGCCGCCGGGCAGGGACTCCAAATCATCCCTCAGCGCGGGAATCCGGTCCAGGGAACTGGCCAGGGCCTGCAAATCGCGGGCATTCCCGGCTCCCTGGGAAATGCGCCCCGTCAAACGCTCCATGTCGCGGACATTCTTCAGGCTGTCCCGGAGCTTGCTCATCAAAAAAGGCTCCTGCAAAAGCGCCGCAATCATGTCCTGGCGCGCCTGCAGCCTCCCCAGATCGCAGAGGGGGTGCAGCAGCCAGTCCCGGAGCTTGCGCGCGCCCATCGGCGTGCTGGTCCGGTCCAGCGTCCCCAGCAGGGACAGCTTCACGCCCCCGCGGGAATCCACCAGGTCCAGGTTCCTCTGGCTGGCCTGGTCGATCAGGACGGCATTCTCCGTAGCGCGCACGGAAATGCGGCGCAAATGTTCCGTCGGCCTCCGGAGCTGGTAGCTCAAATAATGCAGAACCGCTCCGGACGCCCCGAGCGCCGCCGTCATCTCCCCGCAGCCGAAGCCGTCCAGGGAATGCACCCGGAAATGGTTCAGCAGGCTGGGAATGGCCGTGGAGGGAAGAAAAGTGTACCCGTCGTAATACAGGGTGGGATGGGTGCCGGGAAAGCTCTCCTTCTGCTCGTCGCTGATCAGGAGCTCGGAAGGATTAATGCGGGACAACTCGTCCAGCAGCAGGTCCATGTGCTCGAACTGGGCTACGGAAAACTCCCCCGTGGTATGGTCCACGCATGCCAGGCCGAGCTGCTTCTTGTCCTTATACAGGGCCACGATGTAATTGTGGCGGGAGGAATCCAGCAAATTCATATCCGCCAGAGTCCCCGCGGAAATGACACGGGTCAATTCCCGTTCCACCAGCTTTCCGGGCTGGGGCAGTGTGGTCTGCTCCGCAATGGCGACGCGGCGTCCTTCCTTCACCAGCCGCCCGATATAGCCTTCCGCGCTGTGATGGGGGACGCCGCACATCGGAATGCCGTGGCGCTTGGTCAATGTCAGCCCCAGAAGGGAGGACGCATCCTTGGCGTCCTCAAAAAACATCTCGTAAAAATCCCCCATGCGGAAGAACAGCAAGACGTCTTCAGGTAGCCCGTTCTTCATGCGAAGATACTGCTCCATCATCGGGGTTGTGCTGGGTCCGGCCTTACTCATAAATAACACTGAAAGACTAATCCGATTCCACGTTCAACGCAAGGTTGGAATCTTGTTAGAAGCATTCCGTCCATCCCCGGAGGACAAAAAAAGCCGTGCCGCGGAACAACCGGCGGCACGGCGGAAAAACCTGCTTTCAGAATGGTCAGTATTCTACAAGGGGGCGTCTTTCCACAGGGTGTCCATCCCGTAGAACTCGCGCGTTTCCTGCCCCATGATGTGGACCATCACGTCAATGTAGTCCACGACGGACCACAGGGCCACGGGCGTATCTTCCACGTAAGTGGGGACGGTTCCCGTCTTTTCCCTCACGGCTTCCTCCAGGTCCCGGATGACGGCGCGCAGATGGGGAACGGACAACCCCGTACACACCACCATGAAATCCGTCAGGGAAGACATGCCGCGCAGATCGTACACCCGCACATTCTCCGCCTTGGCGTCATCCGCGGCGCGGGCGCACATCTTGGCCAACTCCATAGCATCAATGGATACCATATTCGCTTGTTTCTATTCAGTTAATTTTTATCTTCGCGGTCACTGCCGTAATCCTCCACCGGATTATAGGAGAAGGGGTCCTGTTCCTTGCCCGGAGCCTTGTCTTCCCCCTCCCTGTCTTCCGCAGTCTTATCTTCCCGGTCTTCTTCGGAATTCTTTTTGTCCGCCGCGCCGGACTTGTCCTTCTTCCCTTCCTCTTCCACATCGGAAGGCATGGGCGGCGGCGTTACCTTTTCCGGGGGTTCTTCATCACTCCGTACTCCAGAATATCCACGACCTGCGAGCCTTCCAGCGTTTCAAACTCAAGAAGGGCTTCCGTCAGAATATCAAGCTTGTCACGGTTTTCCGTCAGAATGGTCATGGCCCGCTCATAGGCGGTATCCACGAGAAGGCGGACTTCCGCGTCAATAAGCTCAGCCGTGGACTCGGAATAATTGCGGGAACGCGTGCCCAGATCGCGGGCAATGTAAACTTCTCCCTGGTGTTCGCCGTATTCGATCAGCCCCAGTTTTTCACTCATGCCGAATTCGCACACCATGCGGCGCGCCAGATTGGTGGCGCTCTTGATATCGCCGGTGGCGCCGCTGGTCACGTCCCCGAACACGATTTGTTCCGCACAGCGGCCGCCCATGGCTACAACGAGCTGGTCGAGCATTTCGGAACGGAGCTGGTGCATCTTGTCGTCCGCAGGCAGCCACATGGTCATGCCCAGGGCGCCCCCGCGGGGAACGATGGTCACGCGGTGCAGAGGTTCGCTGTGCGGCGTTTTCAGCAGGCAGATGGCATGCCCCGCCTCGTGCACGGCGGTGATGCGGCGCCCGCGTTCGTTGATTGCCAGACTGCGGCGTTCACGGCCCCAATTGACCTTGTCGCGGGCTTCTTCAAGCTCCGCTTCCGTGATTTCCTTTACTCCCTTGCGGGCGGCCAGCAGGGCGGCCTCATTGATCAGATTGGCAAGCTGGGCTCCGGAAAAACCGGCCGTACCGCGTGCGATGCGCTTGAAGCTGACGTCGGGCGCCATCTTCACTTTCTTGGCGTGCACCTGCAGGATCTGTTCGCGGCCGCGGACATCTGGAAGGTTCACCACCACTTGGCGGTCAAAACGTCCGGGACGCAGCAGGGCCGGGTCCAGAATGTCCGCGCGGTTGGTGGCCGCAATCACAATCACGTTGGCATTATTCTCAAAACCGTCCATTTCCACCAGCAGGGCATTCAGAGTCTGTTCCCTTTCGTCATTGCCGCCGCCCATGCCGTAGCCTCTCTGGCGGCCCACGGCGTCAATTTCATCGATGAAAATCAGGCTGGGGGCCGTTCTCTTGGCCTGTTCGAACATGTCCCTGACACGGCTGGCGCCCACGCCCACGAACATTTCCACAAAATCGGAACCGCTGATGGAATAAAACGAAGCGTTGGACTCACCGGCAATGGCGCGGGCCAGAAGCGTCTTACCCGTACCTGGGGAACCCACCATCAGCACGCCGCGCGGAATGGTCGCTCCCAGTTCGCGGAACTTCTCCGGATTGCGCAGAAACTCGACAAGCTCCCACACTTCCTCCTTGGCCTCGCTGATGCCGGCCACATCCTTGAACGTCACCTTGTTCTTCTCCGGGGAAATGAGGCGCGCCCGGCTCTTGCCGAAGCTCATGGCGCCTCTCGCTCCGCCGCTCTGGGCGCGGAACATGAAGAACAGAATCACCAGAATCAACACGATGGGCAGCAGATTCAGCAGAATGCCGCCCCAGGAACCGGATTCCCGCTTGAACTTCGTATCGGGCCCCAGCAGCTCCTTGACCCGGTCGCCCTGAAATTCCAGCGTAAAAGGGACCTCCACGCGTTCAAACCTTTGCTTGTCCACGGCGGCGTCCCCCGTTGCTGCGGGCCAGATGCGGGCCACAAGCTGCCCGGACAGGACATTCTCATTCCCGGTATCCGCAAGCATCGGAGCGTCATTGCCCCCCGCAATACGGCCTTCCAGGGCCATCCGGTTGAATTCGTTTACGGAAAGCTTCTGCGCGTCCTTGGGAATATTGTCAACCCAGCTGCCTTCCACAATCCGGTAGCCGGAAAGTTCGTTCAGCAAAGGCTTGTCGCGGTCCGGCAGGGACGCAGAATAGGACAACACAAAAGGCTTCATTTCCACCTTCGGCTGAAGGTCTTTCTTGTA
This genomic stretch from Akkermansia biwaensis harbors:
- the mutS gene encoding DNA mismatch repair protein MutS; translation: MSKAGPSTTPMMEQYLRMKNGLPEDVLLFFRMGDFYEMFFEDAKDASSLLGLTLTKRHGIPMCGVPHHSAEGYIGRLVKEGRRVAIAEQTTLPQPGKLVERELTRVISAGTLADMNLLDSSRHNYIVALYKDKKQLGLACVDHTTGEFSVAQFEHMDLLLDELSRINPSELLISDEQKESFPGTHPTLYYDGYTFLPSTAIPSLLNHFRVHSLDGFGCGEMTAALGASGAVLHYLSYQLRRPTEHLRRISVRATENAVLIDQASQRNLDLVDSRGGVKLSLLGTLDRTSTPMGARKLRDWLLHPLCDLGRLQARQDMIAALLQEPFLMSKLRDSLKNVRDMERLTGRISQGAGNARDLQALASSLDRIPALRDDLESLPGGGEMLESIRSRMGRFDELVDLLQRALVDEPPVTIKEGGIIREGYHAGLDELRLASRDGKAWLAQLQEKERKRTGIDSLKIRFNNVFGYYIEVTKSHYDKVPPDYQRKQTLVNAERFVTPELKQMENTILGADERSRQVEYEQFLLLREEVGHHIDGIQITADAMADLDVLLGLAEIAQQYQYCRPVLDDSMTLHIVNGRHPVIEQSLSGDVFVPNDSFLEPEENRLILLTGPNMAGKSTYIRQVALITLMAQIGSYVPAEAAHVGLVDRIFCRVGASDDLARGQSTFMVEMSETSLILNNATERSLIILDEIGRGTATFDGLSIAWAVAEYLHDELKSRTLFATHYHELTDLARSRTGVQNYNVAVREWKEEIVFLRKIVQGAADKSYGIQVARLAGMPAVIVDRAKAILSHLEMNSTRPRKKERSRLAEPRAKNTDMDDDMPAGEYAQLELF
- the rsfS gene encoding ribosome silencing factor, with protein sequence MELAKMCARAADDAKAENVRVYDLRGMSSLTDFMVVCTGLSVPHLRAVIRDLEEAVREKTGTVPTYVEDTPVALWSVVDYIDVMVHIMGQETREFYGMDTLWKDAPL
- the ftsH gene encoding ATP-dependent zinc metalloprotease FtsH; amino-acid sequence: MSDRMPPNPPRPPKFPGSGKPESPNWGVWVMVLLIVGVLAFGFFTPESFGLGPKKESLESFEAQYKAGRVVLNDPKAPVEVVLSENGSEGVIHALVYKKDLQPKVEMKPFVLSYSASLPDRDKPLLNELSGYRIVEGSWVDNIPKDAQKLSVNEFNRMALEGRIAGGNDAPMLADTGNENVLSGQLVARIWPAATGDAAVDKQRFERVEVPFTLEFQGDRVKELLGPDTKFKRESGSWGGILLNLLPIVLILVILFFMFRAQSGGARGAMSFGKSRARLISPEKNKVTFKDVAGISEAKEEVWELVEFLRNPEKFRELGATIPRGVLMVGSPGTGKTLLARAIAGESNASFYSISGSDFVEMFVGVGASRVRDMFEQAKRTAPSLIFIDEIDAVGRQRGYGMGGGNDEREQTLNALLVEMDGFENNANVIVIAATNRADILDPALLRPGRFDRQVVVNLPDVRGREQILQVHAKKVKMAPDVSFKRIARGTAGFSGAQLANLINEAALLAARKGVKEITEAELEEARDKVNWGRERRSLAINERGRRITAVHEAGHAICLLKTPHSEPLHRVTIVPRGGALGMTMWLPADDKMHQLRSEMLDQLVVAMGGRCAEQIVFGDVTSGATGDIKSATNLARRMVCEFGMSEKLGLIEYGEHQGEVYIARDLGTRSRNYSESTAELIDAEVRLLVDTAYERAMTILTENRDKLDILTEALLEFETLEGSQVVDILEYGVMKNPRKR